From Astyanax mexicanus isolate ESR-SI-001 chromosome 13, AstMex3_surface, whole genome shotgun sequence, the proteins below share one genomic window:
- the ssr4 gene encoding translocon-associated protein subunit delta, with protein sequence MMRLVSAVLALCLSLCAAETCTDPVISTSSYTTNDAVISSETVFIVELSLACGNGAQSLALYADVSGRQFPVTRGQDVGKYQVSWSAPHNQAGSGTYQVKFFDEESYSMLRKAQRNNEDVEAIKPLFTVNVDHRGAWNGPWVSTEVLAAVIGIVLYYLAYSSKNSIQA encoded by the exons ATGATGCGCCTCGTTTCTGCAGTTCTGGCTCTCTGTCTGAGTCTGTGTGCGG CTGAGACCTGCACAGATCCGGTCATCTCCACCTCCTCATACACAACAAATGATGCAGTCATCTCCTCTGAGACGGTCTTCATTGTTGAGCTGAGTCTGGCCTGTGGAAATGGAGCCCAG AGCCTTGCCCTTTACGCAGATGTCAGTGGCAGACAGTTTCCAGTGACCAGAGGCCAGGATGTTGGAAAATATCAG GTGTCCTGGAGCGCTCCCCACAATCAGGCTGGTTCAGGCACATACCAAGTCAAGTTCTTTGATGAGGAGTCCTACAGCATGCTGCGCAAG GCTCAAAGAAATAATGAAGATGTTGAAGCCATTAAGCCTCTCTTCACTGTTAATGTAGATCACCGG GGTGCATGGAATGGTCCGTGGGTGTCTACTGAGGTCCTGGCTGCTGTCATTGGCATTGTTTTGTACTACCTGGCCTACAGCAGCAAAAACTCAATTCAAGCATAA